From the Gasterosteus aculeatus chromosome 13, fGasAcu3.hap1.1, whole genome shotgun sequence genome, one window contains:
- the LOC120831096 gene encoding tetraspanin-15 translates to MSAAMPSYSEMRKTNHFYYFIKFTLNIYSMLFSLMGLCVLCVGVYAEVERQKNRTLEGLFLAPAVVLILLGLVMFTVSMVGMVGSLRDNKTLLHMFLCVLCVLLLLQAIGLTMALIFENKTSALFQSSIREGIKHYYDDLDFKNILDYMQQKFSCCGGDEYKDWGVNQYHFCNGTGPLACGVPYTCCVRRKVGEVVNTLCGYKTLDNQRETLHEVIYVRGCIHAVNLWMSDNIGITVALCCAIGLPQLLGILLSCVFWNLLVDMSESTDMVDFKLKKAEVEYSELDLAGAGWCLCLPRDGGYLPVPAAEPDLDPIDVHLQRLKKQAPRTHSQLRELQQSRSTTGLDEVDVGRKQKREH, encoded by the exons ATGTCAGCAGCCATGCCGTCCTACTCTGAAATGAGGAAAACCAACCACTTCTACTACTTCATCAAATTCACATTGAATATCTACTCAATGCTCTTCTCG CTGATGGGCCTCTGTGTGCTGTGCGTGGGGGTTTACGCCGAAGTGGAAAGGCAGAAGAACAGAACCCTGGAGGGTCTTTTCCTGGCCCCCGCCGTGGTGCTCATCCTGCTGGGCCTGGTGATGTTCACAGTGTCGATGGTGGGCATGGTCGGGTCCCTCAGGGACAACAAGACCCTGCTGCACATG ttcctctgtgttctctgtgtgctgctgctcctgcaggcCATCGGGCTCACCATGGCCCTCATCTTTGAAAACAAG ACGTCTGCCTTGTTCCAGAGCAGCATACGGGAAGGAATTAAACACTACTACGATGATCTGGACTTCAAAAACATCTTGGATTATATGCAGCAAAAG TTTTCATGTTGCGGAGGCGACGAGTACAAGGACTGGGGAGTCAACCAGTACCATTTCTGCAACGGTACTGGTCCGTTAGCCTGCGGGGTTCCATACACCTGCTGTGTGCGCCGCAAG GTAGGAGAGGTCGTCAACACTCTATGTGGTTACAAGACTCTGGATAATCAG CGTGAAACCCTGCACGAGGTGATCTACGTGCGAGGCTGCATCCATGCAGTCAACCTCTGGATGAGTGACAACATTGGAATAACCGTGGCTCTCTGCTGCGCCATTGGCCTGCCTCAG ctgctgggcATCCTCTTGAGCTGCGTCTTCTGGAACCTGCTGGTGGACATGAGCGAGTCGACCGACATGGTGGACTTCAAGCTGAAGAAGGCGGAGGTGGAGTACAGCGAGCTCGACCTGGCCGGCGCCGGCTGGTGTCTGTGTCTGCCGAGGGACGGCGGCTACCTGCCCGTCCCCGCCGCCGAGCCCGACCTCGACCCCATCGACGTGCACCTGCAGCGGCTCAAGAAGCAGGCGCCTCGCACTCACTCGCAGCTCCGGGAGCTGCAGCAGTCCCGATCGACCACCGGGCTGGATGAGGTAGATGTTGGCCGGAAGCAGAAAAGGGAACACTAA